One region of Cerasicoccus sp. TK19100 genomic DNA includes:
- a CDS encoding type II secretion system F family protein yields MLSQSAASATPAGGKKKPSFAESQRLAKQKAYEKQAHRKKIKLDELAVFTQQISSMLEAGLPLVSALEALQDQTENPVFKIIIRDVRNDIAGGTSFSDAVRKFPKAFPNLFVSMVEAGEASGALADIMSKVALYFEDSLALIKKVKSAMTYPIAVIGLAVILVNVLLIFVIPVFAEMFADFGAELPKPTQMLIDISDFLKYNIHWLILGGVALWWSLKKIVATPRGRRAKDVFFSKLPIIGNLSQKVNISRFCRTYAILLRSGVPILRTLEICSSASNNTFIEEACVNFSRHISQGGQLSEVIAETPYFPSMVKHMAKAGEQTGNVDGMMNKIADFYDVEVNNIVESLTSLMEPILICVLGVVIGGIVMAMFLPIFQLSSVVGG; encoded by the coding sequence ATGTTAAGTCAAAGCGCGGCCAGCGCGACTCCGGCTGGCGGTAAGAAGAAGCCGTCATTTGCCGAGTCACAGCGACTGGCCAAGCAAAAGGCCTACGAAAAGCAAGCCCACCGCAAGAAGATCAAGCTCGATGAGTTGGCGGTCTTCACGCAGCAAATTTCGTCTATGCTTGAGGCGGGTTTGCCCCTTGTGAGCGCGCTGGAAGCCTTGCAGGATCAGACGGAAAATCCGGTTTTCAAGATCATCATCCGCGACGTGCGCAACGACATCGCGGGCGGCACCTCGTTCTCCGACGCGGTGCGCAAGTTCCCCAAGGCCTTCCCGAACCTTTTTGTTTCCATGGTGGAAGCCGGTGAGGCCTCTGGTGCCTTGGCGGACATTATGAGCAAGGTGGCTCTTTACTTCGAGGACTCCCTGGCCCTCATCAAAAAGGTGAAGAGCGCCATGACCTACCCAATTGCCGTTATCGGCTTGGCGGTGATCCTGGTGAATGTGCTGCTTATTTTCGTGATCCCGGTTTTCGCGGAAATGTTTGCTGACTTCGGTGCTGAGCTGCCGAAGCCGACGCAGATGCTTATCGATATTTCCGACTTCCTGAAGTATAACATTCACTGGCTGATCCTCGGAGGCGTCGCCCTCTGGTGGTCGTTAAAGAAGATCGTCGCTACGCCACGTGGCCGGCGCGCCAAGGATGTCTTTTTCAGTAAGTTGCCCATTATCGGCAACCTCTCGCAGAAGGTGAATATCTCCCGCTTCTGCCGCACCTACGCAATTCTGCTGCGAAGCGGTGTGCCGATCCTGCGCACGCTGGAGATTTGCTCCAGTGCGTCGAACAACACCTTCATTGAAGAGGCATGCGTGAACTTTAGCCGCCACATCAGTCAGGGCGGCCAGCTATCGGAAGTTATCGCCGAGACGCCGTATTTCCCATCGATGGTTAAACACATGGCCAAGGCCGGTGAGCAAACCGGTAATGTCGACGGGATGATGAATAAGATTGCCGATTTCTACGACGTGGAAGTGAATAACATTGTCGAATCGCTGACATCGCTGATGGAGCCAATTCTGATCTGCGTATTGGGTGTGGTCATCGGTGGTATCGTGATGGCTATGTTCTTGCCGATCTTCCAGCTCTCCAGTGTGGTTGGCGGCTAA
- a CDS encoding response regulator — protein sequence MPSLLIVDDLPAIHEMLTGLMGATGYLCAGASSGEEALMRYRQSRFDVVLIDYAMEPMDGLELARRLIEADPNVIIILMSGFTSEELTQDAIGAGIYLVIEKPIQVDSLMVAVERAYEESKVRRPRLRESEIENLPTLAEHLQLAEENYAGFVLDLCNGDKAKASKILGVDLG from the coding sequence ATGCCTAGTTTGCTGATCGTCGACGACCTGCCTGCCATTCATGAGATGTTAACCGGTCTCATGGGTGCTACGGGTTATCTCTGCGCTGGAGCTTCTTCCGGGGAAGAGGCCTTGATGCGCTATCGGCAAAGCCGGTTCGATGTGGTCCTGATCGACTATGCGATGGAGCCGATGGATGGCTTGGAGCTGGCCCGGCGATTGATTGAAGCTGACCCGAATGTCATCATTATTCTCATGTCGGGCTTTACCAGTGAAGAGCTGACGCAGGACGCAATTGGTGCGGGGATTTATCTGGTTATTGAAAAGCCGATTCAAGTCGACTCGCTCATGGTGGCCGTGGAGCGGGCGTATGAGGAGTCCAAGGTGCGTCGGCCGCGCCTCCGAGAGTCTGAGATCGAGAATCTGCCCACGCTTGCCGAACACCTGCAACTGGCGGAAGAGAATTATGCGGGCTTCGTCCTGGATCTGTGTAATGGCGACAAGGCCAAGGCCTCGAAAATCCTGGGTGTGGACCTAGGCTGA
- a CDS encoding mechanosensitive ion channel family protein — translation MTTDFLTQDFLGNPVWHYGFALACVAIGYVIAKLGHFAVTKAGNRFAEDQNSVMKVFYASVGKSLGAIGMSIGLRIGVGLIVFPGKLEGIADLAASILIILSFGMLVLHLVAVPEYLMTKHAEKDDTRMDAMLVPLISKTLRVVVIGVIILQIFQIISGKEITTILAGLGIASLAFGLAAQESIGNLFGSVFLFMNKPFEIGERCNIDGHDGVISEMGLTCTRMERLDGHLVTIPNGQLYKKTIHNIGKRPFIRRIMNVTITYDTPPEKIEEAVKILRDLMAYKEGDESTKMNEAINQGDLLPRVYFNEFNADSLNIICIYWYQPPAYWDFLEHSQWLNIRIFKAFGEAGIDFAFPSQTIYLAGDDNRPLNIPGMDSIRSLESQATKGAPEKSA, via the coding sequence ATGACTACTGACTTTCTGACCCAGGATTTTCTCGGCAATCCCGTCTGGCACTACGGCTTTGCCCTCGCCTGTGTGGCGATTGGCTACGTGATCGCCAAGCTCGGGCATTTTGCGGTGACGAAGGCCGGTAACCGTTTCGCTGAGGACCAAAACAGCGTGATGAAGGTCTTCTACGCGTCGGTGGGCAAGTCCCTCGGCGCGATTGGCATGTCAATCGGTCTGCGTATCGGCGTGGGGCTGATCGTCTTTCCGGGGAAACTGGAGGGCATCGCCGATCTGGCGGCGTCCATTCTCATCATTCTTTCCTTCGGCATGCTCGTGCTGCATCTCGTCGCCGTGCCCGAATACCTGATGACCAAGCATGCCGAAAAGGACGACACCCGCATGGACGCCATGCTTGTGCCGCTGATCAGCAAAACGCTTCGCGTCGTCGTGATCGGCGTCATCATCTTGCAGATTTTTCAGATCATCAGCGGTAAGGAAATCACCACAATTCTCGCCGGTTTGGGCATTGCCTCGCTGGCGTTTGGCCTCGCCGCCCAAGAGAGCATTGGCAACCTGTTTGGCTCGGTGTTCCTCTTTATGAACAAGCCGTTCGAAATCGGCGAACGCTGCAACATCGACGGCCACGATGGCGTAATCAGCGAGATGGGCCTGACCTGCACCCGCATGGAGCGCCTCGACGGACACCTGGTCACCATCCCCAACGGCCAGCTTTACAAAAAGACGATTCACAACATCGGCAAGCGGCCCTTCATCCGCCGCATTATGAACGTGACCATCACCTACGACACGCCGCCGGAAAAAATCGAAGAAGCGGTCAAAATTCTGCGCGACCTGATGGCCTACAAGGAGGGTGATGAGTCCACCAAAATGAACGAAGCCATCAACCAAGGGGACTTACTGCCCCGCGTTTACTTCAACGAATTCAACGCCGATTCGCTCAACATCATTTGCATTTACTGGTACCAGCCCCCGGCGTATTGGGACTTCCTGGAGCACAGCCAGTGGCTCAACATCCGCATTTTCAAGGCCTTTGGTGAGGCCGGCATCGACTTCGCCTTCCCCTCACAAACCATCTACTTGGCTGGAGACGACAACCGCCCGCTCAACATCCCGGGCATGGACTCGATTCGCAGCCTAGAAAGCCAGGCAACCAAGGGCGCGCCGGAAAAATCAGCCTAG